TCCCGGGTCTGCCAGCCGGTGGCCTCCAGCACGGCCCGAGCCAGGTGCCCCTTGGTGATGTACGAGGTGAGGCCGACGATGACACCGCGGGCATCGCTGCGCCAGTGCGGCGCGTACAGGCCGGAGAACGCCGGGACGATGTAGCAGCCGCCGTTGTCCTCGACGGTGCGGGCGAGGGTCTCGATCTCGGACGCGGTGCTGATCAGCCCCAGCCGGTCGCGGAACCACTGGACCAGCGCGCCGGTGACGGCGATCGGGCCTTCGAGCGCGTAGACCGCGGGCTGGTCCTCGATCTTGTAGGCGACGGTGGTGAGCAGTCCGTGCCGGGACCGTACGAGGTCGGTACCGGTGTTGAGCAGCAGGAAGCTGCCGGTCCCGTAGGTGCACTTCGCCTCGCCGGGGGCGAAGCAGGTCTGCCCGAACAGCGCGGCCTGCTGGTCGCCGAGCGCCGCGGCGATGCGGACACCCGGGAGGACGGCGCGGGCGGTTCCGTAGGTCTCGGCCGAGGAGTGGATCTCCGGGAGCATCGGGCGGGGGACCCCGAAGAACTCCAGCAGCTCCTCGTCCCAGTCGAGGGTGCTGATGTTCATGAGCATGGTGCGGCTGGCGTTGGTGACGTCGGTGAGGTGCAAGCCGCCGGCCCGCCCGCCGGTGAGGTTCCAGATCAGCCAGCTCTCCATCGTGCCGAACAGCACCTCGCCGTTCTCGGCGCGCTGCCGCAGCCCGTCGACATGGTCGAACAGCCAGCGGATCCGGGGGGCCGAGAAGTACGTGGACGGGGCCAGGCAGCAGCGGCGGAGGAAGAACTCGTCCCCGGGCCGGCTTCTGAGGTCCTCGACCAGCGCAGCCGTACGGGTGTCCTGCCAGACGATCGCCCTGCCCAGCGGGGCGCCCGTCTGCCGGTCCCACAGCACGGTCGTCTCGCGCTGGTTGGCGATCCCGACAGCGGCGACCTCATCGGGGCCGACACCGGCGTCGGAGAGTGCCTGCGGCACCACGCGCTGCAGGGTGTGCCAGATCTCGACGGCGTCGTGCTCGACCCACCCGGGCCGAGGGAAGTGCTGCTGGTGCTCCCGCTGGGCGACCGATACCAGCCGCCCCTGGTGGTCGAACAGGATGCATCGGGTGGAGGTGGTGCCCTGGTCGATGGACATCACATACCGCTCAACCATGATCAGCCTTCCGTTGCGGTGCACGAGGGCGGGGACTCACCAGTGGCCGGCCCCCAGATCCCTGGAGATCGCCCGGGCCGCGTGGCGGACCTGGGTCACCAGGGCCGGCTGCGGAACCCCTTTGGGGTCGCAGATCCGCTCGACCGTGCCGGAGATGCCGATGGCGCCCACCACGAGGCCACCGTGGCCCCGTATCGGCGCGGCGATGCCGGCCTCGTCCGTGATCATCTCTTGCACTTCGGCGGCCCAGCCGAGCTCCCGGACCTCGGCGAGCGCCTCGGTGATACGCTCGGGGGCGGCCAGGGTGTGCCGGGTGTACGCCTCCAGCCCGGCCTCCACGGCCGGCTCCAGGGGCACGCTGCCGAAGGCCAGCAGCACCTTGCCGAGGGAGGAGGCGTGCAGGGGGAGCAGCGAGCCCACGTCCAAGGTCTGCAGGGTGTCGTCGGGGCGGAAGACGTGGTGGACGATGAGCACCTTGCCCTCCAGGGGCGCGCCCAGGCGGACCGCCTCCCCGCTGCGGGCGGCCAGCGCGTCGGCCCAGTTGATGGAGCGGGACCGCAGCTCGTTCACGTCGAGGTAACTGGTGCCCAGGTGCAGCAGCGCGGCCCCGAGCTGGTACTTCCCGGTCGCCGGGTCCTGCTCGACGAAGTCGAGGTTCTGCAGGGTGCGCAGAATGCCGTGGGTGGTGCCCTTCGCCAGTCCGAGCGACGCGGCCACCTCACCGAGCCCGAGCCGACGGGGCCCGCTGGCGAGCAGACGCAGGATTGCCGCCGCCCGTTCGATCGACTGGACCGGGCCGGCCATGAGGCAATCGTAGTCCCGCGGTCGGCATCTGCCGATAGGGACGGCTCTTCGCGGACCGGCGTTCGGTAATGCCGACCGCTGTTCATTGACCGTCTCCGCCGGCTCCCCTAGCGTCCCCTTCAAGCCCGGCGTCCAGCCGGTAGGGGGCCTCGGAGGAGGCAGCATGACGCCACAACTCGATGCGGTGTTTCGGGAGGCGGCCGAACAGGTCTGGCCGCTGCCGCACCTCCCCGGGGCTGTCTCGGTCGTACGCCGTCGGGCGCGTGCGGTCCTGGCGCACTGGAACCTGGCCCCGGACCTTGCCGAGGACGCGCTCCTGGTGATCTCGGAGCTGATCACCAACGCGGTCGCCCACGCCCGGCCACCGGCGGTGCTGCGGCTGTCACGGATCGTCGACGGGCGCACCACCCTGCGGATCGAGGTCACCGACGCGGGGCCTGCGGCCGCGGGCGGGCGGCCGGTCGTCGAGCCCTACCCGGGTGAGTGCGGCCGCGGCCTCGGCATCGTCACCGCCCTGGCGACCCGGTGCGGCACAGATGTCCATGCGGGCGGCGTCACCCGGTGGGCGGAGCTCCTGGCAGCGTGAGCCGGTCGGCCCCGGAATGCCGAGGTGCGGGTGCGGGCCGGTTGAGGGAGGGCCAATCGCCGATCACCTGACCGGCGCCGGCACTGCCGGACCCCACCCGTCGCCTTCCTGCTGGCCGGGCTCACTTCACGGGCGTTCGCCGGTCCCGTACCGCGGCCGTCACCGTCCCGGCGGTCCCGGCGAGGAGGGGGAGGAGCATCGCGGGGAACATCCAGCCGGGCACCGCCGGATCGGCGGTGGAGCGCCACAGCACTCCGCAGCTGATCAGCAGCGAGACACCCGTGCAGGCATTGAGCACCAGCAGGGCCCGGGCGGTGCGCAGCGCCGAGGCGCGGGTGCGGGGCCGGTTGAGGGACGATCTCACCAGCGCGTTGCCGAACGGGGCCGCCTCTTCCGGGAGTTCGGCCTGCGGGGTGACCCGCAGGGTCAGCTCCGCGGCGACGGTCAGCAGCACCGTCACTCCCACGTACACGAAGACCAGCACAAACGCGCTGCCGATCGACCGTTCCGTCCAGGCGTCCACCCCGTCGGTGCCGAGGTGCTGCGGTATCCGGCTCGGCAGGTGCGGATAGCGGACGATGCCCCAGAGGGTCAGGGCGACGAGCAGCGCGGCATTGGGGAGCAGCCACAGGCGTACGGGAGCTGAGAAGACCATGGGGCCAATTGTCCGGTGGTGAGGCGCCGTTGACCGTCGTGGCTGCCGTATGGATCACGCCAATACGAGACCGGGAGTTCGGCGGCGGGTCGGCCGTGGCACGGCGTTCCGGACGGTGTGGTGGCCGCCGACGGCCGTCCTGCCCCGAGGCGAGGACCGTACCCTGCGACTGGACGGACGTGTGTGGCTGACGATGTACTCGCCGCCATGACGGCCATACAACAGCACGCGGTGACGCCGAGTGGAAGCTTCTCCCGCCTCTACTCGACAGCGCAGGTAGGTGCCATCGTCGATGCGCTCAGTCGACGAGCCGAGTTCCCGTACGAGATGACCTACCTCGGTGACGGGAGCGAGATGTGGCGAGACGGCGAAGCGCCGTCAAACCCCGCGCATGCGTCGATGCTGGCGGACCTCGATACCCTCCTCACGCGTCACGCCGAACAGCTCCTGGCCCTGGCCCCGTTATCCACGCCGGTGCAGATCGTCGATCTCGGGCCGGGCACCACGCGTCCCGTCCGGGGCCTGATCCGCCACCTGCTGGACGGCGCCCGGCTGGCCGGCTATCGAGCCATCGACATCAGCGCGGAACTCCTCGAACTGGCCGGGGAGAACCTGCGAACCGACTTCCCGGATCACGCGGCGGGCTTCGAGCTGTGCCGCGGTGACTTCACCGGCCCCGATCTCGCCCGGGCCCTCGCCGCCGATGACACGCCCGCCCACGGCGGTGCCGATCCGGTCCGCTTCGTCATCCTGGCCGGCGGCACGCTGTACAACTTCCCCGATCCGGCCCAGGTCCTGCGTCACGTACGCCGCGCCATGGACGACCGCGACGTACTGCTGCTGACGCTGCGCATCGACACCGGCGTCGACCGGCCCCCGTTCATGGATCAGGTCAGCGTGGGAGGGCCGCACAAGCCGCAGCAGCTGGCGGGCCTGGATCTGCTCGCCATCGACCGCTCCTGGTACGTCACCGAAACCGGGTTCGACCGCAGCCGCAGCGAAGTGTTCGTCCGGGCACGGTTCCTGGAGCCGGTCGCCGTGACCTTTGATGTCGGACCGGAACAGCGGACAGTGTCGTTCGAGCCGGGCGACACCGTACTCGTCTGGCGCTACCTCTACCACGACGGTGCGGCGGTGGCCGAGCAGCTGAAGCGCTGCGGGCTTCAGGTGCGGCTGTTCGAACACGGCCGGGACAGCCAGGTGGTCCTCGTCGCCGCGACGCCGGCGCGGTGAACGCCGCAGCACACGCCCGATCTTGGATCGCACGATGCTCCGGCGCCCTGGCAGGACATATGTCATCGCCGGAATCGCGACTCACGGCTCTGCAGAGTCGGCTGCCGATCCTCGTAGACTCCACAACATGTTCAAATCTCACAAAAACGGACGAGAGGATGCCTGGGAAGGCGTCGTCACCAAGAGGTCGCGGGGCATGCTCGACGGCTCGAACATGTACCACTTCGTCGAGGTCCGCCTTGCCGACGGTGCATCCCTGAAGGTCCGGATCAGCCGCCGGCTCTGGAAATCGATCGAGGTCGGCGACCGGATCGTCAGCCGGCCGGGCGCCGACCCGGTCAAGGGGTAGCCGCTGCGCGAAGCGCGGGGAGGGAGAGGGGACACCGCGGCGGACCAATGGATCGGCGGGTGGCGAGCGGTGCGGGCGCGGGACGTCAGTCGCCTTGTGCGGGCACGATTTCAGGTGCTTCCCTGCTGGCGCAGGCCAGCTTGTCCCTCACGACCGCGCACGCCTCCGCCGTCCGCGGGTCCGAGGCGGCCAGCATCGGGCTGGTGCTCCCGTCCGCCCGCCCCTTCGGGTACGAGGTGAGCCCCTCCTCCGGTCCCGTCTTGATGGACACCTCCCGCACGCCGCGGGCCGCGTGGGTGTGCACTTCGGACCAGACGGCGGAGCAGGAAGGGCTGAACCGGAGCCGCACCACATACGCGGCAACCGTCACACTGCTCTCCGTCCGGGCGTCCTGCGAGCAGTTGGCAGGGTGCGGGTAGCGGCCCTGGCAGCTTTCGCCCCGGCAGGAGGCGGCGTCCGACGCGTCATCTGCCGGACCGGTGGGGGAGAGCACCGCACCCGAGAGGAAGGCGACGGCCGCGAGGACGGTGCACACCGTGGTGAGCACGACGGCGCCCAGGTCCAGGCGACGACGTGCGGGCCCCCGGGGCCTGGGAGTGGGCGGTGTCGGGGTGCTGAGGCCGGTGCCGGCATGCTGCGCGATGCCCCACAGCGCGAGGAGCCCGGCCGGGTCCGCCCCCGCGATCCGGCCGAGCGCCTCGACGGCCGGGCGCGGCGGGAACTTGCCGCCGTTCAAATACCGGTGCCAGGCCGACTTGCTGTACGCGGTCCGAGCGGCCAGGTCCACCAGGCTCAGCCCGGTCTGCTCCTTGAGCGCGCGCAGCCGTTCCACCAATCGGCGTGTGTCGTTGTCGAGCGATGCAGGAAGCGGCTGCCAACGAGCCATTCCCGTCCCCTCCCCGTCCCTCATCCCCGGGCCGTCTCCACCAGCACCCAGCCGTTCGGCCCCGAGCCGTCCCACTTCGTCCCGGATGCGCTGGGATGTGTACCCCGGAAGGGCCCGCCGGCAACACTTCGTACAGGGATGAACACGCATCGCGGTTTCCGCGAGCTTCGCAGGGGGGCCGAGAACATGAGTCATCGCGATCCGCACGGCGAAGAGGCGCACGCCCACGACCCGCACCGCGGGCACGGCCACGGCCACGGCCACGGCCACGGGGTGAGCGTCGACGCCGACCGCCGCTGTCTGACCGCGGCGCTCGTCCTCATCACCGGATTCCTGGCCGTCGAGGTGGTGGTCGGCCTCGTCGCGGGATCGCTCGCGCTGATCTCCGACGCCGGGCACATGCTCACCGACGCCGCATCGATCCTGCTGGCGCTGATCGCCATGCGCCTGGCCGCCCGGAAGGCCGGCGGGGCGTTCACGTACGGACTGCAGCGCGCCGAGGTCCTCTCGGCTCAGGTCAACGGTCTGACGCTGCTCCTGCTCGCGGGGTATTTCCTCTACGAGGGGGTGGGGCGCCTGATCAATCCCCTTGCGGTCGACGGGGGTTGGGTCGTCACGACGGCACTGGCCGGCATCGCGGTCAATGTGGTGGCGACATGGCTGCTCGCCAAGGCCGACCGCACCAGTCTGAACGTCGAGGGAGCCTTCCAGCACCTCCTCAACGACCTCTACGCATTCATCGGGACCGCGGTCTCCGGAGTCGTCGTCCTGGTCACCGGCTGGAACCGGGCCGACGCGGTGGCCTCGCTGGCCGTCGCGGCACTGATGGCCAAGGCCGGCTGGGGGCTGGTGCGCGACGCCGGACGGATCTTCATGGAGGCCGCTCCGCGCGAGGCCCGGCCGGACGAGATCGGTGCCAAGGCCGCCGCGCTGGAGGGGGTGGTCGAGGTGCACGACCTGCACGTGTGGGAGGTCTCCTCCGGCCGGCCCGCGCTGTCCGCCCACATACTCGTCACCCCGGAGTCGGACTGCCACGCCGTACGCGAAGCCGCCGAGCAGCTGCTCCACGGCGGGCACGGCATCCGCCACACCACTTTGCAGGTCGACCACGTCCCCGCCCTCGTCGCCACGGGCCCGGTCGACCACTGCGTCGAACCGCACGGCCCGGTCCACCGGAGGTAGGTCACGTGCACGTCCTGAACGGAATCCAGGTACCCGGCGGAAGCGTATGGAGCGGCCTGGCGTTGATCGTCACCGCCACAGTGGCCGGGGCCTGGACGGCCCGGCGGAGTACGGGAAAGTCCGGGATGCTGCTGCTTCTTGCCTCCGGACTGCTGCTGACCACCGCGGTCGTCAAAATCCTCCCCGATGCCTGGCGGGAGGCGCCGGCGGCGGGCCTCTCGGTCTGGGTGGTGACGGGCGTGTCGGCGCTGGGCTACGCGGTCGTCACGGTCTTCACCAGAGACGGCTGCGGGTGCGAAGTGGGCCTGGCGCGCCAGGTCGTGGGCGCACACGCGCCCGGCCGTCACCGCGGAACGCGAGGGGCGGTCGGCATGCTGTCCGTGGGGACGGGCGCGGCGACCGCTCTCACGGTGCACCGCGTGGTGGAGGGCTCGGCCGTGGTGCTGGACCTGTCCGTGCCCGTGGTCGTGGCGCTGGTGGTGGGCTCCGCCAGCGACGGTCTTGCGCTGGCCACCCTGCTGCAGGAAACCGGGCAACGGCTGGCGCCCTGGCTGGCCGTGGCCTGTGTGAGCCCCGCGGTCGGTGTCCTCGTCACCGCGGTCCGGCCGCTGCCGCCGCTCGCCCTGCCCCTGGCGCTCGCCCTGGTCGCCGGTGTGATTCTCCGGATCGCCTGGGTCGGCCTGCGGCTCGCGGCCAAGAAGCACGCGTCGGGCCAGTTGCCACGCTGGCAGATCGTCACCGCGGCCACGGCGCTCACCGTGAGCGCCGCATTCATGATCGCTTACTAGCCGTCGCATCGACCGGAAGAAAGAGATACCCATGGGCGACGAGTGCTGCGACAACAAGGAGCCGCCGACATCGGTGGATGCCGTCTTCCGCCCCGGCGTCCCGGGACTGTCCAAACCGCTGCTGACCCCGGATGACGTGCACCACAAGCGATTCGCCACGGTGCGTCTGCGCGAGGGGTACGACCTGGCGGAGGTCGACACCTTCCTGCACGAGGTGGAATCCACCCTGGACCGGCTCTTCCGGGAGATGGCGGCGCTGCGGCAGCAGGCGTGCTCCGCAACCGATCTGACGCAACGCAACCAGCTGGGCAATGACCACGCCGAACGGGTCCTCACGCTCGCCGACCGCACCGCCGGCGAAGTCATCACGCAGGCGAGCGCCGAGGCCACGCGCATCGTGAGGGAGGCGCAGTCGCGGGCCGAAGCGGTGGAGCGCGAGGCGCACGCGCGGGCGGCGCAGATCGAGCAGGAGGCTCTCGACCGGGTCTCCGTGGTGCATCAGGACGCCGATACGAAGGAAGCCGAACTGGAGAGCCTGCACCGGGCCCGCAACGAGCTGGAGCGGCAGGCGGAGGCGCTGCGCAGCCTCGTATCGGACCACCGCGCGGGTCTCTGGACGGCGCTGGACGGACACTTCGACGCGATCGAGCGCAAGGCCACCGAGGTCCTCCAACCAGCCGGGCTGAACGGCTCCTCGGCCGAACCCGCACCCACAGCCGGCGTCCACCGGCAGGACGTCACGCCCACCGACGAGCCGAGGACGGACTGACACGGCGATGCCCCGAGCCCGACCACCGCCCTCAACACCCTTACATCCGCAGCCACTTGACCACCAACCGGAGTCGAAGGGACTGTCCCATGGCGCAACACCAGCACTGCCACCAAACCCACGAGGCCCACACCGACGGCGAGGACTGCCGCAGCGAGCCGCACTCCGCCGCCTGTGACCGGCACGAGAACCACGACCATGCCACGCACGGCGACCACGCCGACGAGTGCTGCGACGCGGAGACCGGTCAGGGCTGACGAAGCCGGCCCACCCCTCCGACCCGGCCGACGAGCCGGGCACCAGCCGTACCCCGCTGTCGAACCACCTCGCCCACCCGCGCGACTGCGGGCTCGACGTCGGCGTCCCCGTCGGACGCCGCACCCGCCGCGAGCGTGGCCGAGCCCCGCCTCGGCCACGCTCCGGACGACCTCCGCGCCGCGGTCGTCGCCGTGGCGGCGGACCGCACGGGTCCGGACGCCGATACGAAGGGCTGTTGCTGATGGCCGCGCACGCATCTGCGACACCGTCCCCGGACCGACAGGCCGTCCTGGCGCGCCGGATCCGGCTACTGGTCGCCGCCACCATCTCGTACAACCTCATCGAGGCCACCGTCGCCCTCACCGCCGGAACCGTCGCCTCGTCCACCGCACTCATCGGGTTCGGCCTGGACTCCGTCGTCGAGGTCTCCTCCGCCGCCGCGGTGGCCTGGCAGTTCTCCGCCTCCGAGCCGGCCGTACGCGAAGCACGGGAGAAGACCACCCTGCGCATCATCGCCGTGTCCTTCTTCGCGCTGGCCGCATACGTGACCGTCGAGTCGGCGCGCACGCTTGCCGGCGCGGGCGAAGCGGACCGCTCGCTCCCGGGCGTCGTGCTCGCCGCGGTGTCCCTCGCGGTCATGCCGTTCCTGTCGGCCGCCCAGCGCCGCGCCGGTAAGGAACTCGGTTCGGCCTCCGCGGTGGCCGACTCCAAACAGACGCTGCTGTGCACCTATCTCTCGGCGGTGCTGCTGCTCGGACTCGTCGTCAACGCGACACTGGGCTGGTCCTGGGCCGACCCGGTCGCCGCCTTGGTGATAGCCGCCGTCGCGGTGAAAGAAGGCCGCGAAGCCTGGCGCGGAGACCACTGCTGCGCCGTACCGGCCGCCCTGGCCGCACCGGAAAGCGCCACCGCCTCACCGGTTGGGGGAGTCGACGCCTGCGGCTGTCGACCGGGGTGCGACTGCTGCGGCTGAGGCCACCCGGCCGTTCCCGATGACCTCGTGGCGGATCGACGCCCGTCGCGGCTGGTGGTAGGCGGCACCGCGGTGGAGCAACCTTCGCGAGGGCCGCGCGGTCTTGCCGGGTGCCGAGGGCGGGGCGGGGCCCGTGCGGACCACCGGCAGGGGGCGGAAGACGACATGTCGAGTGCCTGAGTGAGGGTGGAGATGACGGATCTGAACACCGTGGTGACGTGGGTCGACGTACGCGAGAGGCTGCCTCGCAGCGGACTACCGGTGGCAGCAGCGATCACGGGCCGGTACCCGGCTGACCGCGCCACGGCGTCCGACTCGGCGTCGGGTGAGGAATTCTGGCTGGTGCGGCCGATGTACTTCACGACGCTGCACCGGAGCGAGGACGGGACGGAGCACCGGGACTGCTTCGTCGACTCCGACGGGATCGTCCGGTTGCCCCACGGCCGCGCCAGCGCAGAAACCGTGACGCACTGGGCTGAGCTGCCCACGCTGCCGGCAGGGACGACGCATGTCCTCCTCGGGGAAGACGTGCAGCCGGCCCTTCACGACGCGTGGGGCGCTCGTCCCCTCACCTGAACCTGACCCGTCCCCCCGCTCGGACGCCTGACGCGAGGGTCCGGTGGACGGTGGTGTCACCGGCGAAGCGGCCCAGGCGGGAGATGCCCCGCCGTTAGGCGATGGTGCCGACGTGGTCGTTGCGCTGCACGACGGAGAACTACCTGCGCGCGCATCCGCACCGGGAATCGGTCTTGTGGCGGTAGGCCATCTTCTTCAAGCGTCAGCGCTCGGCGGAGGTCGGGGCTATCGGGCGGGCAGCGGCAACGGGCAAGGCAGGAAGACCGATCGGGAGAAGTGGATCAAGGCTGGTCGTAGCCAGCCGTGTCGACTCCTGGCCCCTCGTCACCAACAGTCCAGGTCGTCGGTCACGCCTCAGCTCATCGGGCTTCCAGCAGCTCAGCCGACGCCTCAAACCCGGCCCGTCGGTAGAGGGGGACGCTGCGGTCGGACGGCCAGACGATGAGAACGTCCATGCCGGTGTTCTGAGCTCGCGTCTTCAGCTCCGCGAGCAGGGCACCACCGAACCCACGATTGCGGTACTCAGGAACCACGTAGAAGTTCGTCACATACCCGATGGGAGTGGCGTCTTCGTAGGGCTCCGGCACCCTTTCCACGAGGTGGAGGAAGACGTGACCGCAGATCTCTTCCCCGTTCTCAACCACCCAGGCCAACCAGCGTCCGCTGTCGAGCCGCTCCCGGATCCACTGCTCGGCCTGTTTCACGGACCGGACCGGAGTGGAGAGATCTCCTTCGTGGTCCTCTTGCTTGAATGCCCAGCGCAGTCGGGCCAGGACGGGAGCATCAGCGGCGCAGGCTTGGCGCACGTGGAAGTCTGAGGTCATCCGGTGAGTCTCCCGCATCGCGATTCCGTTTCGCTTCCCTTTTCCCGGGGCCTGGCGTCACTCCAGCAGGCGAGTTGGCGCCCGCACCAGCCAGACGCCTGATGCGACGCCACGCACCAGACCAGCTCCCGAGTCGGCCCCCGAAGGACTTCCGGAGCCAACCACTGAGAACCGCGGGCGCTTCGCCTTATCCGGATCGGGAGGCGACCCTCCGCTCCCGGCAAGTGGTTGCCGCGGTTCCGCCGGCGGCCTCGTCCCCGGCACCGAGATACCGGCGGCAACTTGGTTCGAGTGCCCGGGGTGTGTTCGCATGGAGGCGATGCTCTCCAACGAACCTTCCGCAGACTCCACGGCGCGGGTACCGGCGAGCCGTGCTGCCCAGCACGGCCCGGCCACGGACAACCAGGACCCGGACCGGCCGTCGGCCCAGGGCAACACCGCCGGCGCCGACCCCGGTACAGGCACCGGTAGCGCCACTGCCACTGACAACACGATTACCGGCGACAAACAGGAGCACGCGCGGGCCGGGCGCAAGTCGCGCCGGATCGTGCGGCGGACCGTGAAGGTGGTCGTCGCGCTGGCCGTCGTTCTTGCGTTCCTTGCGCTGGGTGACCGGTGGGCCGTGCTCTACGCGGAGAACCTGGCGGCGCAGCAGGTGCACAAGGCGCTGAAGCTGCACGCGGAGCCCGAGGTGCATATCGACAGCTTCCCGTTCATCGGGCAGGTGCTCACGGGCAACGTCGACCACGTCGAGGTCGACGTCCCCGATGTCGACGCCGGGCCGGTCTCCGTCGCTCAGGTGAAGGGGACGGCCGACGACATCCGGATCGTCGGCAGCCTGCCGTCCTCGGTCAAGGGTGCGGTGCTGAGCCGGGTGCGCGGTGACATCCTGCTGGACTTCAAGGACCTGAACCGCGAAGTCGGCGCGTCACAGGTTCACTTGATGCCCGGCCCCGGGAAGAACACGGTGCTGGCCCGCGGCGACCTGCCGGTGGGCGGCAAGCAGGCCCAAATCAGGGGGCGTGCGCGGTTGCAGCGGACCGGGGAACGCAGCCTGCGCATGACCGTGCAGGACACGCGCGTGGTGGTGCCCGGCCTGCTCACGTACGTACCGGGCAAGGGCGGTGGCTTGCAGCTGACTGCACCCGTCGCCGGCAAGATGGACGAGGGTGAGCTGCAACAGGCGACCGGGAAGCACGTCCTTCCGCAGCAGATGATGCAGGGCCGCGTGCTGGACACCCTCGTGGACCATCCTTCGCTGCTCAAGCCCACCGGCATCGATCCCTCGCTCATCCAGGGCCTGCAGAAGCTCCGGGAGCCGAAGGTCGCGCAGCAGATGGAGTTCTCCGCCCATCTGCCGGACAACCTGCCGGGCGACATACGGTTGCGCAACATCTCCGTGACGAAGAACGGCATTCGGGCGCAGCTGACCGGCAAGGATGTACCGGTGGGCTGAGACGACCACGCGGGCGCGGGCGCCGTCACGCGCCTCGACAGGTCTATGAGGGGAGAGCCTTGTCGAGCTTGAGCTTCCCGTCGGTACGGGCGGTCGGACGCGGGGCGGCCTGGTACCGCGGTGATTGCCATGTCCACTCCGTGCGCTCGCGCGGCGGAGAACTCACCCCCGAGGAGTTGGCGCTCCGAGCCCGCGCCGCCGGGCTCGACTTCCTCGCGACGACAGAGCACGGATCTGCTGCGGAACCCGGTGCGTGGGGGCATCTGGCTGCCGATGACTTCTTGATCGTTCTCGGTGAGGAAGTGACCACGAAGACCGGGCACTGGCTCGCGCTCGGCATCAGCCCCGGCCAGGTCGTCGACGGTGACCATGGCGTCAGAGACGGGCTGATCGATCACTGCCTGGACCAGGTCCATCGAGTGGGGGGCCTGTGCGTGGCGGCGCACCCGCACGCGCCCTATCCATCGGGCGCCTTCATGTACTCCTTCCAGGGCTTTGACGTGGTGGAGGTGTGGAACGGGCTGTGGACGTCGGACCGGCCCTGGAATGCTGACAACGAGGCGGCCCTGGCCGAATGGGGGCGGAGCCTGGCAGCCGACCTCCGGACGGGTGCGTGGCGGCCGGCGATGGGCAACAGCGACACGCACTTGGAGGGACAGATCGGCATCCCTCACACCGTGGTCTTCGCCGAGGAGCTGAGTACGG
The sequence above is a segment of the Streptomyces lydicus genome. Coding sequences within it:
- the glpK gene encoding glycerol kinase GlpK; protein product: MVERYVMSIDQGTTSTRCILFDHQGRLVSVAQREHQQHFPRPGWVEHDAVEIWHTLQRVVPQALSDAGVGPDEVAAVGIANQRETTVLWDRQTGAPLGRAIVWQDTRTAALVEDLRSRPGDEFFLRRCCLAPSTYFSAPRIRWLFDHVDGLRQRAENGEVLFGTMESWLIWNLTGGRAGGLHLTDVTNASRTMLMNISTLDWDEELLEFFGVPRPMLPEIHSSAETYGTARAVLPGVRIAAALGDQQAALFGQTCFAPGEAKCTYGTGSFLLLNTGTDLVRSRHGLLTTVAYKIEDQPAVYALEGPIAVTGALVQWFRDRLGLISTASEIETLARTVEDNGGCYIVPAFSGLYAPHWRSDARGVIVGLTSYITKGHLARAVLEATGWQTREVVDAMNADSSLALKVLKVDGGMTSDNLLMQFLADVLDVPVVRPMAVETVSLGAAYAAGLAAGYWPDLEVLRRNWHRAAQWLPDMPPERRQSEYENWQRAVERSLGWIAPPNPP
- a CDS encoding IclR family transcriptional regulator; translated protein: MAGPVQSIERAAAILRLLASGPRRLGLGEVAASLGLAKGTTHGILRTLQNLDFVEQDPATGKYQLGAALLHLGTSYLDVNELRSRSINWADALAARSGEAVRLGAPLEGKVLIVHHVFRPDDTLQTLDVGSLLPLHASSLGKVLLAFGSVPLEPAVEAGLEAYTRHTLAAPERITEALAEVRELGWAAEVQEMITDEAGIAAPIRGHGGLVVGAIGISGTVERICDPKGVPQPALVTQVRHAARAISRDLGAGHW
- a CDS encoding ATP-binding protein; amino-acid sequence: MTPQLDAVFREAAEQVWPLPHLPGAVSVVRRRARAVLAHWNLAPDLAEDALLVISELITNAVAHARPPAVLRLSRIVDGRTTLRIEVTDAGPAAAGGRPVVEPYPGECGRGLGIVTALATRCGTDVHAGGVTRWAELLAA
- a CDS encoding DUF1648 domain-containing protein, which codes for MVFSAPVRLWLLPNAALLVALTLWGIVRYPHLPSRIPQHLGTDGVDAWTERSIGSAFVLVFVYVGVTVLLTVAAELTLRVTPQAELPEEAAPFGNALVRSSLNRPRTRASALRTARALLVLNACTGVSLLISCGVLWRSTADPAVPGWMFPAMLLPLLAGTAGTVTAAVRDRRTPVK
- a CDS encoding L-histidine N(alpha)-methyltransferase, which produces MTAIQQHAVTPSGSFSRLYSTAQVGAIVDALSRRAEFPYEMTYLGDGSEMWRDGEAPSNPAHASMLADLDTLLTRHAEQLLALAPLSTPVQIVDLGPGTTRPVRGLIRHLLDGARLAGYRAIDISAELLELAGENLRTDFPDHAAGFELCRGDFTGPDLARALAADDTPAHGGADPVRFVILAGGTLYNFPDPAQVLRHVRRAMDDRDVLLLTLRIDTGVDRPPFMDQVSVGGPHKPQQLAGLDLLAIDRSWYVTETGFDRSRSEVFVRARFLEPVAVTFDVGPEQRTVSFEPGDTVLVWRYLYHDGAAVAEQLKRCGLQVRLFEHGRDSQVVLVAATPAR
- a CDS encoding DUF7489 domain-containing protein is translated as MFKSHKNGREDAWEGVVTKRSRGMLDGSNMYHFVEVRLADGASLKVRISRRLWKSIEVGDRIVSRPGADPVKG
- a CDS encoding helix-turn-helix domain-containing protein gives rise to the protein MARWQPLPASLDNDTRRLVERLRALKEQTGLSLVDLAARTAYSKSAWHRYLNGGKFPPRPAVEALGRIAGADPAGLLALWGIAQHAGTGLSTPTPPTPRPRGPARRRLDLGAVVLTTVCTVLAAVAFLSGAVLSPTGPADDASDAASCRGESCQGRYPHPANCSQDARTESSVTVAAYVVRLRFSPSCSAVWSEVHTHAARGVREVSIKTGPEEGLTSYPKGRADGSTSPMLAASDPRTAEACAVVRDKLACASREAPEIVPAQGD
- a CDS encoding cation diffusion facilitator family transporter — its product is MSHRDPHGEEAHAHDPHRGHGHGHGHGHGVSVDADRRCLTAALVLITGFLAVEVVVGLVAGSLALISDAGHMLTDAASILLALIAMRLAARKAGGAFTYGLQRAEVLSAQVNGLTLLLLAGYFLYEGVGRLINPLAVDGGWVVTTALAGIAVNVVATWLLAKADRTSLNVEGAFQHLLNDLYAFIGTAVSGVVVLVTGWNRADAVASLAVAALMAKAGWGLVRDAGRIFMEAAPREARPDEIGAKAAALEGVVEVHDLHVWEVSSGRPALSAHILVTPESDCHAVREAAEQLLHGGHGIRHTTLQVDHVPALVATGPVDHCVEPHGPVHRR
- a CDS encoding DivIVA domain-containing protein; amino-acid sequence: MGDECCDNKEPPTSVDAVFRPGVPGLSKPLLTPDDVHHKRFATVRLREGYDLAEVDTFLHEVESTLDRLFREMAALRQQACSATDLTQRNQLGNDHAERVLTLADRTAGEVITQASAEATRIVREAQSRAEAVEREAHARAAQIEQEALDRVSVVHQDADTKEAELESLHRARNELERQAEALRSLVSDHRAGLWTALDGHFDAIERKATEVLQPAGLNGSSAEPAPTAGVHRQDVTPTDEPRTD